The region CTGCGGCCTGGCCGAGAGCGCGCGGGTGCTGCGCTACCTTGCCGGGCACGGAGCACAGCAGTGCGGGCCCTGCCTCAACGGGCTGCCCGCCATCGCCGGGTCGTTCGAGCGGCTGGCCGGTGGGCGGGGGCGGCAGGAGCTGCCGCAGCTGCAGCGCTGGGTGAAGCTGATCCAGGGCCGCGGGGCATGCTCGATGCCGGACGGCGCCGCCCGGTTCGCCGACAGCGCCCTGCAGGTCTTCGCCGAGGAGGTCCGCAGCCACCAGCGCGGCCCGTGCCCGCAGTGCGCCAACCGGGTGCTGCCCACACCCAGCGCCCCCCAGCCGGAGGACTGGCGATGAGCACCACGCTGCGCGTCGAGTGGACCACCTGCACGGCTCACGGGCTGTGCGCGGAGCTGCTGCCGGAACGGGTCCGGCTGGACGACTGGGGCTACCCGGTGTTCGACGTTCGGCCGCTGACCGAGGACGAGCTGCAGCACGCGCGCCGGGCCGCATCGGCCTGTCCCACCCTGGCCTTTCGGCTGACCCAGGGCGGGTAGCCGTCATCGCCACCTCCGCGGTGCAGTAGCGTCCAGCGGGGGAGGGGTTCACATGTCGGTGGAACGGATCGGTGTGATCGGGGCCGGCTTGGTCGGCCTGGCCGTCGCGCGTCGGCTGACCGAGCTGATGCCCGACGTGCGGGTCACCGTGCTGGACAAGGAGCTCGACGTCGCCGCCCACCAGAGCGGTCACAACAGCGGCGTCGTCCACGCCGGGATCTACTACCCACCCGGCTC is a window of Actinomycetes bacterium DNA encoding:
- a CDS encoding ferredoxin yields the protein MSTTLRVEWTTCTAHGLCAELLPERVRLDDWGYPVFDVRPLTEDELQHARRAASACPTLAFRLTQGG